One stretch of Streptomyces sp. MMBL 11-1 DNA includes these proteins:
- the xylA gene encoding xylose isomerase codes for MTERFTPTPEDKFSFGLWTVGWQGRDPFGDATRAAIDPVESVRRLAELGAWGVTFHDDDLIPFGAPETERERIVKRFRTAVDDSGLVVPMVTTNLFTHPVFKDGGFTANDRGVRRYALRKTLRNIDLAVELGASTFVAWGGREGAESGGAKDVRVALHRMKEAFDLLGEYVVEQGYDLRFAIEPKPNEPRGDILLPTIGHALAFIERLERPELVGVNPETGHEQMAGLNFPHGIAQAMWADKLFHIDLNGQSGIKYDQDLRFGAGDLRQAFWLVDLLESGYEGPRHFDFKPPRTEDYDGVWASAAGCMRNYLILKERAAAFRADPEVREALRASRLDELARPTAGDGLAGLLADRGAYEDFDVDAAAARGMAFEALDQLAMDHLLAVR; via the coding sequence ATGACGGAACGCTTCACCCCCACCCCCGAGGACAAGTTCAGCTTCGGCCTGTGGACCGTGGGCTGGCAGGGCCGGGACCCCTTCGGCGACGCGACCCGCGCGGCCATCGACCCCGTCGAGTCGGTGCGGCGGCTCGCGGAGCTGGGCGCCTGGGGGGTGACCTTCCACGACGACGACCTGATCCCCTTCGGGGCGCCGGAGACCGAGCGCGAACGGATCGTCAAGCGCTTCCGCACGGCGGTCGACGACAGTGGGCTCGTCGTGCCCATGGTGACGACGAACCTCTTCACCCACCCCGTCTTCAAGGACGGCGGATTCACCGCCAACGACCGGGGCGTACGCCGGTACGCGCTCCGCAAGACCCTGCGCAACATCGACCTCGCCGTCGAGCTCGGCGCGAGCACCTTCGTGGCGTGGGGCGGCCGTGAGGGGGCCGAGTCCGGCGGGGCGAAGGACGTCCGCGTCGCCCTCCACCGGATGAAGGAGGCCTTCGACCTGCTGGGCGAGTACGTCGTCGAGCAGGGCTACGACCTCCGCTTCGCCATCGAGCCCAAGCCGAACGAGCCGCGCGGCGACATCCTGCTGCCCACCATCGGCCACGCCCTGGCCTTCATCGAGCGCCTGGAGCGCCCCGAGCTGGTCGGCGTCAACCCGGAGACCGGTCACGAGCAGATGGCCGGGCTCAACTTCCCGCACGGCATCGCCCAGGCCATGTGGGCGGACAAGCTCTTCCACATCGACCTCAACGGCCAGTCCGGCATCAAGTACGACCAGGACCTCCGCTTCGGCGCGGGCGACCTGCGCCAGGCGTTCTGGCTCGTCGACCTGCTGGAGAGCGGCTACGAAGGACCCCGCCACTTCGACTTCAAGCCCCCGCGCACCGAGGACTACGACGGTGTCTGGGCCTCGGCCGCGGGCTGCATGCGCAACTACCTCATCCTCAAGGAGCGGGCCGCCGCCTTCCGCGCCGACCCCGAGGTCCGGGAAGCCCTGCGCGCGTCCCGCCTGGACGAACTGGCGCGCCCCACCGCCGGCGACGGCCTGGCGGGCCTGCTCGCCGACCGCGGCGCGTACGAGGACTTCGACGTGGACGCCGCCGCGGCCCGCGGCATGGCCTTCGAGGCGCTGGACCAGCTCGCCATGGACCACCTCCTCGCCGTGCGCTGA
- a CDS encoding ROK family protein, whose protein sequence is MKSILTPLGPKADKDTVRRHNLSLVLRAVRDEGERGEATRAGVAARVGLTRAAVSSLVEQLMECGFLTESGKTFSGQAGRPGTALKVARTGPAGLGVEINIDYVSVCVVDLAGTGRVRQTEHLDNRGAPAAEALARAARIAARTLESAYEQELRPVGATLALPGLVSGGSVRQAPNLGWNEVPAQELFAEALASLRPGHPVLPVASENEANLAALAELWFGGLGDVRSFLYLTGEIGVGGALVLGGELLRGAHGFAGEIGHVVVDPAGPECRCGSRGCLEQYAGQAALLRAAGIEGLGGASGVLELERRAGAGDARAVAAAGEAGRMLGRVLSGAVNLIDPDAVVLGGIYRGLMPWLAPPADEELTGRVVSGLWSPGSGRLRASSVAGDAARGAAALVVQDVLDDPVAYAEPSGG, encoded by the coding sequence ATGAAGAGCATCCTCACTCCGCTGGGGCCCAAGGCCGACAAGGACACCGTGCGACGGCACAATCTGAGCCTGGTACTCCGCGCCGTACGGGACGAGGGCGAGCGCGGCGAGGCGACCCGGGCCGGGGTGGCCGCCCGGGTCGGCCTGACCCGGGCCGCCGTGTCCTCGCTCGTCGAGCAGCTGATGGAGTGCGGGTTTCTCACGGAGTCGGGCAAGACGTTCAGCGGGCAGGCCGGCCGCCCCGGCACCGCGCTGAAGGTGGCCCGGACCGGCCCGGCCGGGCTCGGCGTGGAGATCAACATCGATTACGTCTCGGTGTGCGTGGTGGACCTGGCGGGCACCGGCCGGGTCCGGCAGACCGAACACCTCGACAACCGGGGCGCGCCCGCGGCCGAGGCCCTTGCCCGGGCGGCCCGGATCGCCGCGCGGACCCTGGAGTCGGCGTACGAGCAGGAGTTGCGCCCGGTGGGTGCGACACTGGCGCTGCCGGGTCTCGTCTCCGGCGGATCGGTGCGGCAGGCCCCCAACCTCGGCTGGAACGAGGTCCCGGCGCAGGAGCTGTTCGCCGAGGCGCTGGCTTCCCTGCGCCCCGGCCACCCGGTGCTGCCGGTCGCGTCGGAGAACGAGGCCAATCTCGCGGCGCTGGCCGAGCTGTGGTTCGGCGGCCTCGGGGACGTGCGGAGTTTCCTCTATCTGACCGGGGAGATCGGGGTCGGCGGCGCCCTCGTCCTGGGCGGCGAACTGCTGCGCGGTGCCCACGGTTTCGCCGGGGAGATCGGGCACGTGGTGGTGGATCCGGCGGGGCCGGAGTGCCGGTGCGGTTCGCGGGGGTGCCTGGAGCAGTACGCCGGGCAGGCGGCGCTGCTGCGGGCGGCCGGGATCGAGGGCCTCGGCGGCGCCTCCGGGGTGCTGGAGCTGGAGCGGCGCGCCGGAGCCGGGGACGCGCGCGCGGTGGCCGCGGCCGGTGAGGCGGGCCGGATGCTGGGCCGGGTGCTGTCGGGGGCGGTGAACCTGATCGACCCGGACGCGGTGGTGCTCGGCGGGATCTACCGGGGACTGATGCCGTGGCTCGCGCCGCCCGCCGACGAGGAGCTGACCGGCCGGGTGGTGTCGGGGCTCTGGTCCCCGGGCAGCGGGCGGCTCCGGGCGTCGTCGGTGGCGGGCGACGCGGCGCGGGGCGCGGCGGCGCTCGTGGTGCAGGACGTGCTGGACGATCCGGTGGCGTACGCGGAGCCGTCCGGCGGCTGA
- a CDS encoding DUF305 domain-containing protein, with amino-acid sequence MTALAPSGSTRRMVLAGAAVLLVALGLVALMVVRPSAASPSGASPAARSAPADDSVDAGFARDMAIHHQQAVEMSFIVRDRTDDEDVRRLAYDIINTQANQRGMMLGWLELWGLPKSAAGPPMEWMGHTVTPTDDGSLMPGMATDAELAALTAAKGEKAEVLFLRLMTVHHRAGADMAQAAAGAAKTDAIRDLAAGMVSGQQSEIGLMTTMLKDRGAKP; translated from the coding sequence GTGACCGCCCTGGCGCCTTCCGGCTCCACCCGCCGGATGGTCCTCGCGGGGGCCGCCGTGCTGCTCGTGGCGCTGGGGCTGGTGGCACTGATGGTCGTACGCCCCTCCGCGGCCTCCCCGTCCGGGGCGTCCCCGGCGGCGCGGTCCGCCCCGGCGGATGACTCCGTGGACGCGGGCTTCGCCCGCGACATGGCGATCCACCACCAGCAGGCGGTCGAGATGTCGTTCATCGTGCGGGACCGCACCGACGACGAGGACGTGCGGCGTCTCGCGTACGACATCATCAACACCCAGGCCAACCAGCGCGGCATGATGCTGGGCTGGCTGGAGCTGTGGGGGCTGCCGAAGAGCGCGGCCGGGCCGCCCATGGAGTGGATGGGCCACACCGTCACACCGACCGACGACGGTTCGCTGATGCCGGGCATGGCCACCGACGCGGAGCTGGCGGCCCTCACGGCCGCGAAGGGCGAGAAGGCCGAGGTGCTGTTCCTGCGCCTGATGACCGTGCACCACCGCGCCGGCGCGGACATGGCGCAGGCGGCCGCCGGTGCGGCGAAGACGGACGCCATCCGGGATCTGGCGGCGGGCATGGTCAGCGGCCAGCAGTCGGAGATCGGCCTGATGACCACCATGCTGAAGGACCGGGGCGCCAAGCCCTGA
- a CDS encoding DUF3105 domain-containing protein: MASAKNQNNPASARRAKLEEARRKERARERRVRIITISASVAVVAALVAGGGYLMAQANEKDKKEEQAKTSPVTGERSWDELGREHVTTKVDYPMNPPVGGDHNQVWMNCNADVYTDEIPKENAVHSLEHGAVWVTYNDKASDADIEALTKKVKSTPYSLMSPVKDQKDPLMLSAWGKQVTVKSATDDRVAQFFTKYVQGPQTPEPGAACTGGLDK; this comes from the coding sequence ATGGCTTCCGCCAAGAACCAGAACAACCCGGCCTCCGCGCGCCGCGCCAAGCTCGAAGAAGCCCGCCGCAAGGAACGCGCCCGCGAGCGGCGGGTCCGCATCATCACCATCAGCGCCTCGGTGGCCGTGGTCGCCGCCCTGGTCGCCGGCGGCGGCTACCTGATGGCGCAGGCGAACGAGAAGGACAAGAAGGAGGAGCAGGCCAAGACCTCGCCGGTCACCGGCGAGCGCAGCTGGGACGAGCTGGGGCGGGAGCACGTGACGACCAAGGTCGACTACCCGATGAACCCGCCCGTCGGCGGCGACCACAACCAGGTCTGGATGAACTGCAACGCCGACGTCTACACCGACGAGATACCGAAGGAGAACGCCGTGCACTCGCTGGAGCACGGCGCGGTCTGGGTCACGTACAACGACAAGGCCTCGGACGCCGACATCGAGGCGCTCACCAAGAAGGTCAAGTCGACCCCCTACTCCCTGATGAGCCCGGTCAAGGACCAGAAGGACCCGCTGATGCTCAGCGCGTGGGGCAAGCAGGTGACGGTCAAGAGCGCCACGGACGACCGGGTCGCACAGTTCTTCACCAAGTACGTGCAGGGTCCGCAGACCCCCGAGCCGGGGGCCGCCTGCACCGGCGGGCTGGACAAGTGA
- a CDS encoding FUSC family protein has product MTDTPISRGKPPARGLPWASAFRLSRPSDTWFKPALSVVVASAVPQLTLLAIGRLDLVMYTMAGSLCALYGHGLPYARRAGAVAGVVLGMAASLAVALVTASLTGSTAVLVAVGALLAAAQKVLCDATRIGPPGHVIFTFVSSAALFAPQRPEQIPGHLALTLGAGAFAWLVAVAPALVRREGPERRAVARALAAAAACAADPGPRTRNAAAAAVHAAWQCLLASGRPTPVRRSLERLVVHAEAAFVAPGPGGGAADPDRLRDWAALTRARGPVPTPPPAPGTPDELYGIDAERAALRAPEGRRAARRALLRRLGPGSPLLPVALRTLAGCALAGHLCAVLGVGRPYWAIVTAASLCQANLTLSWNRALQRTLGNLLGVLVFAAVLPVSRISPLALVCCCLFFSFAAEALITRNYWLGSVAVTPMALLVLEFGGAHPAGELIGDRVLDTVLGAVAGFLAATLVTNRRAAGRVERALDATGRARADARRTGADPGAAPATRDRARRKLTASLVELREAGDAAAGEWWQRALPEQRLLAAERAGHRTLAATAQRRGSGGAAPPAVHAPSIGAE; this is encoded by the coding sequence GTGACCGATACACCTATCTCCCGGGGGAAGCCTCCCGCCCGCGGTCTCCCGTGGGCCTCGGCCTTCCGGCTCTCGCGACCCTCGGACACCTGGTTCAAGCCCGCCCTCAGCGTGGTCGTCGCCTCCGCCGTACCGCAGCTGACGCTCCTGGCCATCGGCCGGTTGGACCTCGTGATGTACACCATGGCCGGTTCGCTCTGCGCGCTCTACGGGCACGGACTGCCGTACGCCCGACGGGCCGGGGCCGTCGCGGGCGTGGTGCTCGGCATGGCGGCCTCGCTCGCCGTCGCGCTGGTCACCGCGTCGCTCACCGGATCGACCGCCGTGCTCGTCGCGGTCGGGGCGCTGCTCGCCGCCGCCCAGAAGGTGCTGTGCGACGCCACCCGGATCGGACCGCCCGGTCATGTGATCTTCACCTTCGTCAGCTCCGCCGCGCTCTTCGCCCCGCAGCGCCCGGAGCAGATTCCCGGCCACCTCGCCCTGACCCTCGGCGCGGGCGCGTTCGCCTGGCTGGTCGCCGTCGCGCCCGCACTGGTCCGCCGCGAGGGACCCGAACGCCGGGCCGTCGCCCGCGCACTGGCGGCAGCGGCCGCGTGCGCCGCCGACCCCGGCCCCCGGACCCGCAACGCGGCGGCCGCCGCCGTGCACGCCGCCTGGCAGTGCCTGCTGGCCTCCGGCCGCCCCACCCCCGTACGCCGGTCGCTGGAACGCCTGGTGGTGCACGCCGAAGCGGCCTTCGTGGCCCCGGGCCCCGGGGGCGGGGCGGCTGATCCGGACCGGCTGCGCGACTGGGCCGCCCTGACCCGGGCCCGGGGCCCCGTGCCCACGCCGCCGCCGGCCCCCGGCACCCCCGACGAGCTGTACGGCATCGACGCCGAACGCGCCGCCCTGCGGGCCCCCGAGGGGCGCCGCGCGGCCCGCCGAGCCCTGCTGCGCCGGCTCGGCCCCGGATCGCCGCTGCTGCCGGTCGCCCTCCGCACCCTGGCGGGCTGTGCGCTCGCCGGTCACCTCTGCGCCGTACTCGGCGTCGGCCGCCCCTACTGGGCGATCGTCACCGCCGCCTCTCTCTGTCAGGCCAACCTGACCCTGTCGTGGAACCGGGCGCTCCAGCGCACCCTCGGCAACCTCCTGGGCGTGCTCGTCTTCGCCGCCGTCCTGCCGGTCTCCAGGATCAGCCCGCTCGCCCTCGTCTGCTGCTGCCTCTTCTTCAGCTTCGCCGCCGAGGCCCTGATCACCCGCAACTACTGGCTCGGCTCCGTCGCGGTGACCCCGATGGCCCTGCTGGTCCTGGAGTTCGGCGGCGCCCATCCGGCCGGGGAGCTGATCGGCGACCGGGTGCTGGACACCGTCCTCGGCGCGGTCGCCGGCTTCCTGGCCGCGACGCTCGTCACCAACCGGCGGGCGGCGGGGCGCGTCGAGCGGGCGCTCGACGCCACCGGCCGGGCCCGCGCCGACGCGAGACGGACCGGCGCCGACCCCGGGGCCGCGCCCGCGACACGGGACCGGGCGCGCCGGAAGCTCACCGCGAGCCTCGTCGAACTGCGCGAGGCCGGTGACGCCGCGGCGGGCGAATGGTGGCAGCGGGCCCTGCCCGAGCAGCGCCTTCTCGCGGCCGAGCGGGCCGGACACCGTACGCTCGCCGCGACAGCACAACGGCGGGGGTCCGGGGGCGCTGCACCTCCCGCGGTCCACGCCCCTTCGATCGGAGCGGAGTGA
- a CDS encoding MarR family winged helix-turn-helix transcriptional regulator — MTDDIVASVVRQWQAVNPGLDTGPMEIIGRINRCAALLQQAEDAPLRSAGLTRAEFDLLGAVRRTGRELTPGELARETFSSGAAVTKRLRALQDRALVERRGDARDRRVAHVRLTEEGRALVDRLLPEQLAYERAVLAGMGDGERDELAAGLGELLVQLEGRLGGARR, encoded by the coding sequence GTGACCGACGACATCGTTGCCTCGGTGGTCCGGCAGTGGCAGGCCGTCAACCCGGGGCTCGACACCGGGCCGATGGAGATCATCGGCCGGATCAACCGCTGCGCCGCCCTGCTCCAGCAGGCGGAGGACGCCCCCTTGCGTTCCGCCGGGCTGACCCGCGCCGAGTTCGACCTCCTCGGCGCCGTACGCAGGACGGGCCGGGAGCTGACCCCCGGTGAGCTGGCCCGCGAGACCTTCTCCTCCGGAGCCGCCGTCACCAAGCGGTTGCGCGCGCTCCAGGACCGCGCCCTGGTCGAGCGCCGTGGCGACGCCCGCGACCGGAGGGTCGCCCATGTCCGGCTCACCGAGGAGGGCCGGGCCCTCGTCGACCGGCTGCTGCCCGAACAGCTCGCCTACGAACGCGCGGTGCTCGCCGGGATGGGCGACGGTGAGCGCGACGAACTCGCCGCCGGACTGGGTGAGTTGCTCGTGCAGCTTGAGGGGCGGCTCGGCGGAGCCAGGCGCTGA
- a CDS encoding sensor histidine kinase — translation MVRVESPPTDREIPVVRVVLLPVALVLGATAAGSALVVPAARIPVAVCGAIATLVVAVLTVALHRRRRAMRVQRAEYEQRVAYLEHRILSHDAETVRLTKDVMPAAIRRLRVGNSPEEVMRDVVDADAANRHLPKALREQIYQVLEVIDNEEARRDSAQRAFVSVARRVQAIVNRQASELREMENHYGRNPEVFDDLLRIDHGTALIGRLADSIAVLGGARPSRQWPKPVPLFSVLRGAMSRILEYQRVDLHSIAKVAIVGTSVEPLIHACAELLDNATRYSPPQTRVHVTAVEVQTGIAIEIEDGGVSLSEEARARAENMLAQAQAGINMNDLGESPRLGMAVVGRLSRMYQLQVSLRQSAYGGVRAVLIVPRDMITTGPAPGIAHGIGATSRPTSSLDMSQLQHVVPPPGKRKPKPAATGPVPSVAAPVSTGAPAATSHPAPPAAAMEDDLPVVTEWTENGLPQRRSRGRAPLGSHNLPQQPPPTPAPANGFRPGADGGADDGRGEEKPPGLWLEAFTKAVNGVPQERKHGEDSDDAWDKGDLK, via the coding sequence ATGGTCCGTGTTGAATCACCGCCGACCGACAGAGAAATTCCCGTCGTCCGCGTAGTCCTGCTGCCCGTGGCCCTGGTCCTCGGCGCCACCGCCGCCGGCTCGGCCCTGGTCGTACCGGCCGCGCGGATACCAGTCGCCGTGTGCGGCGCGATCGCCACGCTCGTGGTCGCCGTACTCACCGTGGCGCTGCACCGCCGTCGGCGCGCCATGCGCGTCCAGCGCGCGGAGTACGAACAGCGCGTCGCCTACCTGGAACACCGCATCCTCTCGCACGACGCCGAGACGGTACGGCTCACCAAGGACGTCATGCCCGCCGCCATCCGACGGCTGCGCGTGGGCAATTCACCCGAAGAGGTGATGCGCGACGTCGTCGACGCGGACGCGGCCAACCGCCATCTGCCCAAGGCGCTGCGCGAGCAGATCTACCAGGTCCTCGAAGTCATCGACAACGAGGAGGCGCGGCGTGACTCCGCTCAGCGCGCCTTCGTCAGCGTCGCCCGCCGCGTCCAGGCGATCGTGAACCGCCAGGCCAGTGAACTGCGGGAGATGGAGAACCACTACGGGCGCAACCCCGAGGTCTTCGACGACCTGCTGCGCATCGACCACGGCACCGCGCTGATCGGCCGCCTCGCCGACTCCATCGCCGTGCTCGGCGGTGCCCGCCCGAGCCGCCAGTGGCCCAAGCCCGTACCGCTGTTCAGCGTGTTGCGCGGTGCGATGTCCCGCATCCTGGAGTACCAGCGCGTCGACCTCCACTCGATCGCCAAGGTCGCCATCGTCGGCACCTCGGTCGAACCGCTCATCCACGCCTGCGCCGAACTCCTCGACAACGCGACCCGCTACTCGCCGCCCCAGACCCGGGTGCACGTCACCGCGGTCGAGGTGCAGACCGGCATCGCCATCGAGATCGAGGACGGCGGCGTCAGCCTCAGCGAGGAGGCCCGCGCCCGCGCCGAGAACATGCTCGCCCAGGCGCAGGCCGGCATCAACATGAACGACCTCGGGGAGTCCCCGCGCCTCGGCATGGCCGTCGTCGGCCGGCTCTCCCGGATGTACCAGCTCCAGGTGTCGCTGCGTCAGTCGGCCTACGGCGGCGTCCGCGCCGTCCTCATCGTGCCGCGCGACATGATCACCACCGGGCCCGCCCCGGGCATCGCCCACGGCATCGGCGCCACCTCGCGGCCCACCAGCTCCCTGGACATGTCGCAGCTCCAGCACGTGGTGCCGCCGCCCGGCAAGCGCAAGCCCAAGCCCGCCGCCACCGGCCCCGTGCCGTCCGTGGCCGCACCGGTCTCCACCGGAGCCCCCGCGGCCACGTCGCACCCGGCCCCTCCCGCGGCAGCCATGGAGGACGACCTTCCCGTGGTCACCGAGTGGACCGAGAACGGGCTGCCGCAGCGCCGCAGCCGGGGCCGCGCCCCGCTCGGCTCGCACAACCTCCCGCAGCAGCCCCCACCGACCCCCGCACCCGCCAACGGGTTCCGGCCCGGCGCGGACGGGGGCGCGGACGACGGACGCGGCGAGGAGAAGCCCCCCGGCCTCTGGCTGGAGGCCTTCACCAAGGCCGTCAACGGCGTACCGCAGGAACGAAAGCACGGCGAAGACTCCGATGACGCGTGGGACAAGGGAGACCTGAAGTGA
- a CDS encoding roadblock/LC7 domain-containing protein: MIQQRGNMDWMLKELADDVPSIHQIVVLSSDGLRIAMHGGDPDVADRLAAACAGLQSLAAAVATEIPYSDGLMKLVVIEVTGGFFYLMAAGTGAYLAVLAGETVDAGLVGARMRDMVVRIGAHLTSPPRHGGQSG, translated from the coding sequence GTGATCCAGCAGCGGGGAAACATGGACTGGATGCTCAAGGAACTGGCCGACGACGTTCCGAGCATTCACCAGATCGTGGTGCTCTCGTCGGACGGCCTGCGCATCGCGATGCACGGCGGCGACCCCGACGTCGCCGACCGGCTCGCGGCGGCCTGCGCCGGACTGCAGAGCCTGGCCGCCGCGGTGGCCACCGAGATCCCGTACAGCGACGGCCTCATGAAGCTCGTGGTCATCGAGGTGACGGGCGGGTTCTTCTACCTGATGGCGGCCGGGACCGGCGCCTATCTCGCGGTCCTGGCCGGCGAGACCGTCGACGCCGGACTCGTCGGAGCCCGGATGCGGGACATGGTCGTGCGGATCGGAGCCCACCTGACCAGCCCGCCCCGCCACGGCGGGCAGTCCGGATGA
- a CDS encoding DUF742 domain-containing protein codes for MSGPRRERRKADPDLHDPERLYVITGDLDDSERSALDLVTMVVAKAEPSPTFQPEQAAILRLCQAPLSVAEISAYLSLPFSVVTSLLSDLLATDLIQSRAPIVRATLPDRSLLEAVMHGLQKL; via the coding sequence ATGAGTGGACCTCGACGAGAACGCCGCAAGGCCGATCCGGACCTGCACGACCCGGAACGGCTGTACGTGATCACCGGTGATCTCGACGACAGCGAACGGTCCGCGCTCGACCTGGTCACGATGGTCGTCGCGAAGGCGGAGCCCTCGCCGACCTTCCAGCCCGAGCAGGCAGCCATCCTGCGGCTCTGCCAGGCGCCGTTGTCCGTCGCCGAGATCTCGGCCTACCTCAGCCTGCCGTTCAGCGTGGTCACCTCGCTCCTGAGCGATCTCCTCGCGACCGATCTCATCCAGTCGCGGGCGCCGATCGTCCGCGCCACGCTCCCCGACAGGTCCCTTCTCGAAGCGGTGATGCATGGACTTCAGAAGCTCTGA
- a CDS encoding GTP-binding protein: MDFRSSDTITGPRSEDVLPTTATAAVKVVIVGGFGVGKTTMVGSVSEIRPLTTEETMTQAGVGVDDNAGVETKTATTVAMDFGRISLSEELILYLFGTPGQERFWFLWNGLFEGALGAVVLIDTRRLEVSFDVIGRLEERGVPFVVAVNTFPDAPHHPVEALRTALDLPDEVPMIDCDARLRVSSRDVLMTLMRYLHSLAVPLA; the protein is encoded by the coding sequence ATGGACTTCAGAAGCTCTGACACGATCACCGGACCCCGTAGCGAGGACGTCCTTCCCACCACGGCCACCGCCGCGGTGAAGGTCGTGATCGTCGGCGGGTTCGGCGTCGGCAAGACGACCATGGTCGGCTCGGTGAGCGAGATCCGGCCGTTGACGACCGAAGAGACCATGACCCAGGCCGGCGTCGGCGTGGACGACAACGCCGGGGTGGAGACGAAGACCGCCACCACGGTCGCCATGGACTTCGGACGGATCAGTCTCAGTGAGGAACTGATTCTCTATCTGTTCGGCACCCCCGGCCAGGAACGCTTCTGGTTCCTCTGGAACGGCCTCTTCGAGGGCGCCCTCGGCGCGGTCGTCCTCATCGACACGAGACGGCTGGAGGTCAGCTTCGACGTCATCGGCCGGCTGGAGGAGCGCGGAGTGCCCTTCGTGGTGGCCGTGAACACCTTCCCCGACGCGCCGCACCACCCGGTCGAGGCCCTGCGCACAGCCCTCGACCTGCCGGACGAGGTCCCGATGATCGACTGCGACGCCCGGCTGCGGGTCTCCAGCCGCGATGTGCTGATGACCCTGATGCGCTATCTGCACAGCCTGGCCGTCCCCCTCGCCTGA
- a CDS encoding cytochrome P450 has translation MTTPFHHEPGAVPPPQCPAHNLDIGPGGLRRLYGPEAENDPAGLYDKLRAEHGTVAPILLHGDVPAWLVLGHSENLHVTRTPSQFSRDSRRWRALHDGSVAPDHPLAPIFTWQPVCVFADGAKHERQRGAVTDSMERIDTRGVRRHINRFSNRLVNDFCEKGSADLVGQFAEHLPMMVVCAIFGMPEEYDERLVQAARDMTRGTETAVASNAHVVSVLTRLVERRRAETAPDLASWLVEHPAKMTDTEVIEHLRLVMIAAYESTANLIANVLRMVLIDPRFRARLSGGHMTVPEAVEQTLWDEPPFTAVFGRWAVGDTELGGQQIKAGDALLVGIAPANTDPTVRPDLTADMSGNRAHLAFSGGPHECPGQDIGRAIADVGVDALLMRLPDLELGVAESELRWVGNIMSRHLVELPVKFAPSPQQKLDADPLSVMARAARPADAWEISSPATPVPEPRHEAVAQPAHAPGATPAPAPTAPPTPAPAAPPAAEPAPAPEPAPVATVPQQRRPTAPARLWQAVARWWSGY, from the coding sequence GTGACAACCCCCTTCCACCACGAACCCGGCGCCGTGCCCCCGCCCCAGTGCCCGGCCCACAACCTCGACATCGGCCCCGGCGGACTGCGCCGGCTCTACGGCCCCGAGGCGGAGAACGACCCGGCCGGTCTCTACGACAAACTCCGCGCCGAACACGGCACGGTCGCCCCGATCCTGCTCCACGGCGACGTGCCCGCCTGGCTCGTGCTCGGCCACAGCGAGAACCTGCACGTCACCCGTACGCCCTCCCAGTTCTCCCGGGACTCGCGGCGCTGGCGGGCCCTCCATGACGGCAGCGTCGCCCCGGACCACCCGCTCGCCCCGATCTTCACCTGGCAGCCCGTCTGCGTGTTCGCCGACGGTGCCAAGCACGAGCGGCAGCGCGGCGCGGTCACCGACAGCATGGAGCGCATCGACACCCGCGGGGTGCGCCGCCACATCAACCGCTTCAGTAACCGCCTCGTCAACGACTTCTGCGAGAAGGGCTCCGCCGACCTGGTCGGCCAGTTCGCGGAGCACCTGCCGATGATGGTGGTGTGCGCGATCTTCGGCATGCCGGAGGAGTACGACGAGCGTCTCGTCCAGGCGGCCCGGGACATGACACGCGGCACCGAGACCGCCGTGGCCAGCAACGCCCACGTCGTGTCCGTGCTGACGCGCCTGGTCGAGCGCCGCCGCGCCGAAACCGCGCCGGACCTGGCCTCCTGGCTCGTCGAGCACCCCGCGAAGATGACCGACACCGAGGTCATCGAGCATCTGCGCCTCGTCATGATCGCCGCCTACGAGTCCACCGCCAACCTGATCGCCAACGTGCTGCGCATGGTCCTGATCGACCCGCGCTTCCGTGCCCGGCTCAGCGGCGGGCACATGACCGTCCCCGAGGCGGTCGAGCAGACCCTCTGGGACGAGCCGCCGTTCACCGCCGTCTTCGGCCGCTGGGCGGTCGGCGACACGGAGCTGGGCGGCCAGCAGATCAAGGCGGGCGACGCCCTGCTCGTCGGCATCGCCCCGGCCAACACCGACCCCACGGTCCGCCCGGATCTGACCGCCGACATGAGCGGGAACCGCGCCCACCTCGCCTTCAGCGGCGGCCCCCACGAGTGCCCGGGACAGGACATCGGCCGGGCCATCGCCGACGTCGGGGTCGACGCGCTCCTGATGCGCCTGCCGGACCTGGAGCTCGGCGTCGCGGAGAGCGAGCTGCGCTGGGTCGGCAACATCATGTCCCGCCACCTCGTCGAGCTGCCGGTGAAGTTCGCCCCCAGCCCCCAGCAGAAACTGGACGCGGATCCGCTCTCGGTGATGGCCCGCGCCGCCCGCCCCGCCGACGCCTGGGAGATCTCCTCCCCGGCCACGCCCGTCCCCGAGCCCCGGCACGAGGCTGTGGCGCAGCCCGCGCACGCCCCGGGCGCCACACCCGCTCCCGCCCCGACCGCACCCCCCACCCCCGCCCCGGCCGCTCCCCCCGCCGCCGAACCGGCCCCTGCCCCCGAACCCGCTCCGGTGGCGACGGTCCCGCAGCAGCGCCGGCCGACCGCTCCCGCCCGGCTCTGGCAGGCGGTCGCCCGCTGGTGGAGCGGCTACTGA